Genomic DNA from Pseudomonadota bacterium:
AAGCGCCAGAGATATTATAAACGTGAAAAAGTGGCTCTCAAGGAGGGGTGTATATATCCCTATCATAGCCAAGATAGAAAAAGAAGAAGCCATAAGGGACATTGAAAGAATTATTGGTGAAGTGGATGGAGTAATGGTAGCAAGGGGAGATCTTGGGGTTGAAATGCCCTTAGAAGAGGTTCCGATGATTCAGAAAATGCTTATACAGAAAGCTAATAATAGTGGGCGTATAGTTATAACGGCCACACAAATGCTTGAATCGATGACGCAACATACAAGACCCACACGGGCGGAAACTACAGACGTTGCAAATGCGGTAATTGATGGGACAGATGCCCTGATGCTGTCAGCAGAGACTTCCTCAGGAAAGTATCCAATAGAAGCCCTGAAGGTTATGGATAGAATTATTGTATATACAGAAAGCTCAAACCAGAAGGACGGGCAAACCCATGTGCCAATATATGTTCATGGTGGTATTTACGAGTTTCCTGAAGCAGTTGCTCATGCAGCGTCCCATGCGGCAGAGGAGGTTGGTGCCAGATGGATAGTGGCATTCACAAGGTCTGGATTTACTGCCAGATTAATATCAAAATTCAGGCCAAGCACACCTATAATTGGATTTTCGCCTGATGAGAAAGTTGTGAGACAGATGTCAATTTATTGGGGTGTAAGGGCACATTTTGTGAGACATTTGGAGAGTACAGACGAACTTGTAAACGAGGTGGATTCTTTGTTGATAAAGTTGGGATATGCAGAAGTGGGTGACAGGGTAATAATAGTAGCAAGTCTTCCCCCATCCACATCGGGTAAGGCAAATTTTGTAAAGATGCACGAGATCAGGGGAACGGCATAGTGTAATACCTATCATTATTCATTTCCAAAATAAGTATTTTCTCGAATGTCCATAAGTTTACCCTTTAATTTTTTTATAAATTCCTCCTTATCAAGTGCAAAAAGAGGGCTGATTTCAACTTTGGTGGCTGGTGGAACTACAATTCCAGCCTCTTCGAACCATCGTATATGGAGGTTATTCATGGCGCGTTGTGCTGTTTTCGGTGAATCATCACCATCTCTATTTTTAACCGGAGAAAATTCTTCTTCACGGGCTGCCTCTACACAACAGGTTTTTCTTGCCAGTGGAATGGCATCGAATACAAATGTTTCAAATTTCCAGGCTTCT
This window encodes:
- the pyk gene encoding pyruvate kinase codes for the protein MDGMRKAKIVCTIGPVTSSEKGIEALIASGMDVARLNFSHSDHNFHGDVINKIRKVSDKLQKHVSILQDLQGIKIRVGELSGGKVNLIKGEKLTIRQGNVRGDEKNIFITFPSLIEDAKIGDTVLLDDGLIRLEVLKKEKDSLITTIIEGGVLKEKKGVNLPHMKVRGGSFTEKDKKDLEFGIKMGVDYVALSFVRSARDIINVKKWLSRRGVYIPIIAKIEKEEAIRDIERIIGEVDGVMVARGDLGVEMPLEEVPMIQKMLIQKANNSGRIVITATQMLESMTQHTRPTRAETTDVANAVIDGTDALMLSAETSSGKYPIEALKVMDRIIVYTESSNQKDGQTHVPIYVHGGIYEFPEAVAHAASHAAEEVGARWIVAFTRSGFTARLISKFRPSTPIIGFSPDEKVVRQMSIYWGVRAHFVRHLESTDELVNEVDSLLIKLGYAEVGDRVIIVASLPPSTSGKANFVKMHEIRGTA